The following DNA comes from Gammaproteobacteria bacterium.
GCCGTTACCGCCCGCAGGTCGAAGCGAAAGCTGCCGCCATGCGGCGCGCGCAGCTCGGCGAGTTTTTTCTCAACCTCCCGCAATCGCAGCGACGTCCATGGACCAACGCACTCGGCGCCGGTATCGTCTACGCGCACGCTCGCCTCATCAATCACTGCGACGGCCATCAGGTTTTGCCGGCCGGCGGCCCGTCCTGCTTCGGATTACTGGGCCGATCGTGCGGCGGGGCGCCACCCAGCCAGCTGTCCACGCGCATGTCGTGCAGGGGATAGGGGAGCTGGATACCCGCCTTATGGAAGGCGGCGTCGATGGCGAGATTAACGTCACTGGAAACGATGGCGCGCTCCTGCACGTTGCGGATAAAAAACCGTAGCTCGAACTCCAGGGCCGCGGGGCCAAAGCGCACGAACAGCGCCAGCGGCTGCGGCAGGCTCCCATCTTTGACCGGCGCCGGATGCGCGTGTGCCACGTCCAGCAGCGTTTTCTTGACCAGCGCCGTGTTGCTTCAGTACGCCACGCCTACCGGCACGGTCACGCGGCCGCGCATGTCGCGCAGCGTCCAGTTGGTGACCTGATCGCGCCGCCAGCCAGTCCGCGCGCGCTTCGCCGCCGATCAACAACGTGAACACGTTGAGCGAACGCGATGTCAGGCGTTCCTGCAGTTCCTGGTCCTGCAGCCGATCGAGTTCGGCAAGTACCGCGTCGCTGTTGACCAGCAGCAGCTGGCAGTCGGCCAGTTGTTCTTCCTGCCTGGCGCGCTCATCATTGAGCTTGGCGCGCGCGGCGTTGACGGG
Coding sequences within:
- a CDS encoding mechanosensitive ion channel; this encodes MAHAHPAPVKDGSLPQPLALFVRFGPAALEFELRFFIRNVQERAIVSSDVNLAIDAAFHKAGIQLPYPLHDMRVDSWLGGAPPHDRPSNPKQDGPPAGKT